From Myxocyprinus asiaticus isolate MX2 ecotype Aquarium Trade chromosome 10, UBuf_Myxa_2, whole genome shotgun sequence, the proteins below share one genomic window:
- the LOC127447383 gene encoding insulin-like growth factor-binding protein 5 isoform X2, with amino-acid sequence MMVFMMVTFFAALTLSFGSYVPCEPCDQKALSMCPPVPLGCQLVKEPGCGCCLTCALAEGQACGVYTGTCVLGLRCLPRNGEEKPLHALLHGKGVCTNEKGYKPPHQPIDVINSRKHAAVRKDKKKQQEKLRSVGSMDYSPIPIDKHEPEFGPCRRKLDGTIQNMKDTSRIMALSLYLPNCDRKGFYKRKQCKPSRGRKRGICWCVDKYGVQLPGTDYSGGNIQCKDLENTNNNELDD; translated from the exons ATGATGGTTTTTATGATGGTTACATTTTTTGCGGCTCTGACCCTCAGCTTTGGCTCTTATGTGCCGTGCGAGCCATGCGATCAGAAGGCGCTGTCCATGTGTCCTCCGGTCCCGTTGGGCTGTCAGCTGGTGAAGGAGCCCGGCTGCGGCTGCTGCTTGACTTGCGCTCTGGCTGAGGGTCAGGCGTGCGGTGTCTACACCGGTACATGCGTGCTTGGGCTGCGCTGCCTGCCGCGGAACGGCGAAGAGAAGCCGCTGCACGCCCTGCTGCACGGAAAGGGAGTGTGTACGAACGAGAAAGGATACAAACCACCACATCAACCTATTG ACGTGATCAACAGCCGGAAGCATGCTGCCGTGCGCAAAGACAAGAAGAAACAGCAGGAGAAGCTGCGGTCAGTGGGGTCGATGGACTACTCCCCCATTCCCATCGACAAGCACGAGCCGGAATTC GGTCCTTGCAGAAGGAAGCTGGATGGAACCATTCAGAATATGAAAGACACCTCTCGCATCATGGCGCTGTCCCTGTACCTTCCTAACTGTGACAGGAAGGGCTTCTATAAGCGCAAacag TGCAAGCCCTCCCGTGGCCGGAAACGAGGCATCTGCTGGTGCGTGGACAAGTACGGTGTGCAGCTGCCCGGCACCGACTACAGCGGCGGTAACATACAGTGCAAGGATTTGGAAAACACCAACAACAACGA GCTTGATGATTGA
- the LOC127447383 gene encoding insulin-like growth factor-binding protein 5 isoform X1, whose product MMVFMMVTFFAALTLSFGSYVPCEPCDQKALSMCPPVPLGCQLVKEPGCGCCLTCALAEGQACGVYTGTCVLGLRCLPRNGEEKPLHALLHGKGVCTNEKGYKPPHQPIDRDSIEHDDTVKADTTEDQPPKIPLYPKPDVINSRKHAAVRKDKKKQQEKLRSVGSMDYSPIPIDKHEPEFGPCRRKLDGTIQNMKDTSRIMALSLYLPNCDRKGFYKRKQCKPSRGRKRGICWCVDKYGVQLPGTDYSGGNIQCKDLENTNNNELDD is encoded by the exons ATGATGGTTTTTATGATGGTTACATTTTTTGCGGCTCTGACCCTCAGCTTTGGCTCTTATGTGCCGTGCGAGCCATGCGATCAGAAGGCGCTGTCCATGTGTCCTCCGGTCCCGTTGGGCTGTCAGCTGGTGAAGGAGCCCGGCTGCGGCTGCTGCTTGACTTGCGCTCTGGCTGAGGGTCAGGCGTGCGGTGTCTACACCGGTACATGCGTGCTTGGGCTGCGCTGCCTGCCGCGGAACGGCGAAGAGAAGCCGCTGCACGCCCTGCTGCACGGAAAGGGAGTGTGTACGAACGAGAAAGGATACAAACCACCACATCAACCTATTG ATCGTGATTCTATAGAGCATGATGATACAGTGAAAGCAGACACAACCGAAGACCAGCCTCCTAAAATTCCTCTTTACCCCAAACCAGACGTGATCAACAGCCGGAAGCATGCTGCCGTGCGCAAAGACAAGAAGAAACAGCAGGAGAAGCTGCGGTCAGTGGGGTCGATGGACTACTCCCCCATTCCCATCGACAAGCACGAGCCGGAATTC GGTCCTTGCAGAAGGAAGCTGGATGGAACCATTCAGAATATGAAAGACACCTCTCGCATCATGGCGCTGTCCCTGTACCTTCCTAACTGTGACAGGAAGGGCTTCTATAAGCGCAAacag TGCAAGCCCTCCCGTGGCCGGAAACGAGGCATCTGCTGGTGCGTGGACAAGTACGGTGTGCAGCTGCCCGGCACCGACTACAGCGGCGGTAACATACAGTGCAAGGATTTGGAAAACACCAACAACAACGA GCTTGATGATTGA